The Syntrophorhabdaceae bacterium genome has a segment encoding these proteins:
- a CDS encoding radical SAM protein has protein sequence MGSVNRRFHYIYGPVPSWRIGSSLGIDLLSQTEKICSFDCVYCQLGKTKSAVLSREIYVNEEEIVKELEMLPPDVRIDFLTFSGRGEPTLAANLGDAIKAVKKTRAEPIAVITNSSIIDRKDVRQELAMADYVIAKLDGPTQAVFDAINRPCKSVGFDGVLEGIKKFREEYKGKLALQLMFTKGNENCAAELAHIVRDIGPDEVQLNTPLRKCPVQPLSEGELSAIQKLFIGLPVISVYKSHKVPVKPLSDPDTLRRRGKI, from the coding sequence TTGGGGTCCGTTAATAGAAGGTTTCATTATATCTATGGCCCAGTTCCTTCATGGAGAATAGGGAGTTCCCTTGGCATAGACCTGCTCTCACAAACAGAAAAGATATGCAGCTTTGACTGTGTCTATTGCCAGTTGGGGAAAACGAAGAGCGCTGTTCTCTCGAGGGAGATATATGTCAACGAAGAAGAGATCGTCAAGGAACTGGAGATGCTGCCCCCTGATGTCCGGATAGACTTTTTGACCTTTTCGGGGCGCGGTGAGCCAACCCTGGCAGCGAACCTGGGTGATGCAATAAAGGCTGTGAAAAAAACCCGCGCTGAACCGATAGCCGTTATCACCAATTCATCGATAATAGATCGTAAAGATGTCAGGCAAGAGCTCGCCATGGCAGATTATGTGATCGCCAAACTCGACGGGCCGACACAGGCAGTCTTTGATGCGATCAACCGCCCCTGTAAGTCTGTTGGATTTGATGGGGTTCTTGAAGGCATAAAAAAGTTCAGAGAAGAATATAAGGGAAAACTGGCTTTGCAGCTCATGTTCACAAAGGGGAATGAAAACTGCGCGGCAGAGTTGGCCCATATTGTCAGGGATATCGGTCCCGATGAAGTCCAGCTAAACACCCCTTTAAGAAAGTGCCCGGTCCAGCCTCTTTCGGAAGGCGAATTATCGGCGATACAGAAATTGTTCATAGGTCTTCCGGTCATATCCGTATATAAAAGCCACAAAGTACCTGTAAAGCCCTTAAGCGACCCCGACACGTTACGAAGGAGAGGGAAGATCTGA